From Phragmites australis chromosome 5, lpPhrAust1.1, whole genome shotgun sequence, a single genomic window includes:
- the LOC133917493 gene encoding AT-hook motif nuclear-localized protein 24-like yields MDPVTASMHGHHLPPPFNTRDFHHHLQQQQQQHHHQQLQLKTEDEQGGGSPGVFGGRGTKRDHEDDENNGNGNGSGGGGDGGELALVPPSGGGPEGGENTSRRPRGRPAGSKNKPKPPIIITRDSANTLRTHVMEVAGGCDISESITAFARRRQRGVCVLSGAGTVANVTLRQPASQGAVVALHGRFEILSLSGSFLPPPAPPEATGLTVYLAGGQGQVVGGSVVGALTAAGPVVIMAASFANAVYERLPLEDDELLAAQGQDDSAGILAGAQQAAHLAGSVDPSLFQGLPPNLLGNVQLPTEAAYGWNPGATGGRPAPF; encoded by the coding sequence ATGGATCCGGTCACAGCATCTATGCACGGTCACCATCTTCCTCCACCGTTCAACACCCGCGACTTCCATCaccatctccagcagcagcagcagcagcatcaccaCCAGCAGCTGCAGCTCAAGACCGAAGACGAACAGGGCGGCGGCTCGCCGGGGGTGTTCGGCGGCCGCGGCACCAAGCGCGACCATGAGGATGACGAGAACAACGGCAACGGCAACGGaagtggtggtggcggtgatgGAGGTGAGCTGGCGCTGGTTCCCCCTTCTGGTGGCGGGCCAGAGGGTGGCGAGAACACCTCACGCCGCCCGAGGGGCCGGCCGGCGGGGTCCAAGAACAAGCCGAAGCCGCCGATCATCATCACGAGGGACAGCGCCAACACGCTCCGGACGCACGTCATGGAGGTGGCCGGCGGCTGCGACATCTCGGAGAGCATCACGGCGTTCGCGCGCCGCCGTCAGCGAGGGGTCTGCGTGCTCAGTGGCGCTGGAACCGTGGCGAACGTCACACTGCGGCAGCCGGCATCCCAGGGCGCGGTCGTCGCCCTCCACGGCCGTTTTGAGATCCTCTCCCTGTCCGGCTCCTTTctcccgccgcccgccccgccAGAAGCCACCGGGCTCACTGTCTACCTTGCTGGCGGGCAGGGGCAGGTGGTGGGCGGCAGCGTCGTCGGAGCGCTGACAGCAGCGGGGCCGGTGGTGATAATGGCGGCCTCTTTCGCGAACGCGGTGTACGAGCGACTGCCGTTGGAGGATGACGAGCTGCTCGCTGCCCAAGGACAAGACGACAGCGCCGGGATTCTCGCCGGTGCGCAGCAAGCAGCGCATCTCGCCGGCTCTGTCGATCCAAGCCTCTTCCAGGGACTGCCACCAAACCTTCTCGGCAACGTGCAGCTGCCAACGGAAGCCGCTTATGGATGGAACCCGGGCGCTACCGGTGGTCGTCCGGCGCCGTTCTAA